The Athalia rosae chromosome 4, iyAthRosa1.1, whole genome shotgun sequence DNA segment GGTTCCACCGTGACAACGGGACCCTGCCCGTTGCATATCAGAGTACAACAGGGCAGTGGAAGCGTCTCGCCGAGGACTAGAAGACTACGGAAAATAAATGGATGGAGTATCAACGTGTGAACCATGAGAAGATACGTAAGGCATAGATGAAATGTGCTATGAAAACtcgtcgaaattattttacctcAACTGCAGTTTTTGTCTGCCCAATGCGGAGGTGATTATTTCCAAGGATATAGATACCGATTCGTTTGCTTTCAAATGTCCTTTGTACGACGACAGCGAGTACATTACGGCCGAGCCCGCGGTTTCTTGGACCTTATATGAAAAACGTCCTCTCCCTTAGCCGTCTGAATACGATGTGTTCATACGCGAATTTCGAGTTCGGTTCGTATTGttgtgaaacatttttttttgcacgatcGTTGGGGTAtacttatacctataggtaaaTAGTATAGTTACCGTTTGCGAAGGGATGTGGAAAAATCCCTCCACGTCCGACTTGTTCTCGACGGTGATGGATCTCGTGTAGGGGAAATTGACGAAGGAGAATCTGATGAGAACTTCACCGGGCCTGACAACGAACGTAGCAACTTTGCCGGTGAAGGTGAGAGGCAAAGTAATCGGCTCCGAGTCGGAGTCCCACATTTCCGCCCTGAGTGCGGTCTGACAATTCAATTTGACCAAGTTCGGCGTGTACGAGACCTGcggtgggaaaaaataatcacctcGAGTAAATACGTTAGCGGTCAACATACGTCAGCTTCACGTACCTTGATTCGTTCAAAGCTCTGCGGAGCTACAACTCCTTCGCAGGGTATTATTGTGAACTCTTTTGGATTGCCAGCCAAGCTTGTTTTAGTTGGACATTTAGCGAAGTCTTCCCGCGTTAATGTCGGCTGTGTACCATCCTCAGTAACGGTCAGGCGAAACGCGACTGGCACAAGTGACGAATTGCGGAGACAGGCTTCCCGGCTCGTAGTAAATCCTTGATAGAATTATAGATCTCGATCGATAAGTCGAATTTAAAATTAGCAGGTCTGATTtcaaagttagaaaaaaaaaaaacgttatgcGAATGTAAGTAATACAATGCGGGTAGCGCAACTTAATCTTACCCAACGCCGTTACTCCGAAATCTAGGTACTCCTTGTCAAAATGCAGAGTGGGAGGAACCACAGATCCCCTAAATCACAGGAAATGGAATTGCGTGATTATCGACGCCGTGTGTAacgtaaatatttataaagtgTAATCAATATGACAGGATGAACACGAGCTGGTACGCGTACTTGATTTGCATCGAAATCGGCTGCAGGTTTTCCTCGACAGAGAAATCAACCCTCTCTGTAAAGTCCCCGATCCGCTTTAAGGAGATGGAAACGTTAAACGACTTGTATTCTCCAGGTTTCAGTCTCAGCTTCAACGGAGACACTTTGATTTTACCACCAAAGTCAGCGGACCTCGGGAGATACCCTATGGTCCCGGGAATGTCACTTTGGTTTGCACAAATCACCTGCAAAGACGCATTCCTATTAGATTTATGAGTATATTATTGAGCTCCATATCTATTGGAAATAGATATTGAGGACGGTGCGAGGGTGTGTATGTAATGTATAGGACAGCGTTGGTCAACTTACCTCAATGTTATGAACCGAGCACAAAAATATGCGTCCCAAATCGATAAGGGTgacgttcaattttatcaatgGCCCGATGCATACCCCATGCATGCTAGAATTGACACACACGCCTTTAATAGATCATCGATAGCCTGGATAGTTTTATCATCGCTCGATCCGAGCGTCGAATGATAAGTTTCATTCATACCATATGAATTCATACTGGTTATTATACCTGAGGGGTATCCTCTCCGCGCATCCGCTGGCATCAAGATACGCCATACCGCTGAGGACGCCAACTTTATCCGGTTCGAAAACTAGCGTGACCGAAACTTCACTGTGTGGCCATATTACACCTCCCTTAACGTACGATTGTCAACGATGGTTAATGGTATGTTCTAATTTTGTAACATACTTCCACTCACTGTTGgtattaatttgaaattgggATGGCGGAAGGAGTTGCTACCGGTATTCGACAGCGACGATTGTTCGTCAGCGTAGAATCGTTGCCCTGAAGATTCGTGAACTGGAGGAACGGAGGTATCGTCGTCTTCCAAATCAATTCCGCATAATTCCTCAGCGTTCTTCATCATATCGAAAAATCGCCTGTCACTGGGCGCGATGAGATGACAGAGAtgaatatacaggtatatcggCAAGAGTAATCGTCGATGATTCAAAaagcatacgtatacgttacatatcACAACCAGCTTTTTCACGTCTATCGTCCTCGTCGAGAACCCAGCGGAAATACATTATGAAATCGCTTCTGTTGTAAATCTTGAACATCGTGGATCTCGTCAGTCCTAGGTACGTGTCCTCGAACCCTATACTTGTTCTTTCGAGCGCCGCTACACAAGTGTCCGCGCTTCCACGCAGCTCCAGGCTGATAACTTCACCTTAACAGATTTGGGCacatcaattttattcgttcgattttttttcttacggttTCATTAAGAACATAGACAATTTTTCTCTGCTAGGAAAAGGGAcgaatatacctacgtaaaaTAGTTATAGTAATTAATGTCCCATACCGGTTTCGAACGTAATCGAAAGCTGCTCACTGAAACACCCTTTTTTGTTAGACAGAAAGTTGACGGACATCTGCATAGTCTCTCCTTCGGCAAGCACCCCTCTCCTCGGGTGAATTGAGAAAGGACTGTAAGTAACATAGAAAAAGACGATGGAATAAATGAAAGTAACTAATCTAACTATGGTTGTCAGCATACACGCCATGAAGAAGACTGGGGTAGAACGGGGTACcgtgaatttgaacaaaaatggcAATTCCCGAATAAAGTACATTTCAATCCTTCCTCCACATTATGGGTTCTAATCATTTGCCAAAGTTGTCCTTTATTTCCTTGGCGACCCTCCTACAGGTGATTACATTATGTAGCTGTACCTGACGGTGGAAAAAGTGAAGACACCTGACGCCGTCCCGGTGTTACGTACAAGCAAGAACTTCGAAGACTCCATATTTACCGCCGATTTCGGTACATCGATTGAATCAGGAAGATCGAGCAGTGGCCGGGGCCCGATTGCTGTGAAGATTAGCACAGGGTTATGAGAACCAATTTATCCATTACCTTTGAAACCTGTGACTCTTGATGCTCTCGATCAGCTCGGGTTACCTAATATCGGGACCACGAAAGTTTCGACAAGCATTGCGAAGACTGCAAAGAACTTGTAATCCCGTCTCTCATCCGGAAAGAAGTTGACATCGTAGACGACGCTCATTCCTGGAGCTAATTTGCTTCCTTTCCAGCTCGCAATGTCTCTAACCTCGACGGTGAACCACTGATCTTTGGTGTGCGTCATCTTCAGGTATTGGGGCAACTATTAAGTGTATAAGAGGACGGGATATAGTAGGGGATACTACAAGATACAAGTTTTCAGGGACAAGTATATGAATGGTCTGTAGATAAAATACGAATTGTCTCACCgtcgtgatatttttcaaagtaagttTCACGCAATACCTATTCCCAGGGGAGAACTGTTGGA contains these protein-coding regions:
- the LOC125500664 gene encoding hydrocephalus-inducing protein-like: MLLTTEERTSNTIKQQSNNLCRDSCFLATPNIVIFQQFSPGNRYCVKLTLKNITTLPQYLKMTHTKDQWFTVEVRDIASWKGSKLAPGMSVVYDVNFFPDERRDYKFFAVFAMLVETFVVPILGNPS